One window of Leptospira yasudae genomic DNA carries:
- a CDS encoding RNA polymerase sigma factor, producing the protein MSRSFEEQTFDFDGLYSRNYEKIYRFLLSKGASVEEAEEVCQETFIKVLRHWGNYDPEKGNETSWIITIAKNQFLDLVKKKNTVQNKEIDNSQSYLEAVATAKKKSEEEDEQLDLLRKEVEQLPELERKIIRFRFMQKCTIQETANSLGISVRTVNRKTYASLQVLRMKLQRADFAFEGD; encoded by the coding sequence ATGAGCCGAAGTTTCGAAGAGCAAACTTTTGATTTCGACGGATTGTATTCGAGAAATTACGAAAAAATTTATCGATTCCTTTTAAGCAAAGGAGCATCCGTTGAAGAGGCCGAAGAAGTTTGCCAGGAAACGTTTATCAAGGTACTGCGTCATTGGGGGAATTACGATCCCGAAAAAGGGAATGAAACTTCTTGGATCATAACGATCGCGAAGAATCAGTTCTTGGACTTGGTTAAAAAGAAGAATACGGTTCAAAATAAGGAAATCGATAACTCGCAGTCGTATCTGGAAGCGGTCGCAACGGCGAAAAAAAAATCGGAAGAAGAAGACGAACAATTGGATCTTCTTCGAAAAGAGGTCGAACAATTGCCGGAATTGGAAAGGAAAATCATTCGATTCCGGTTTATGCAGAAATGCACGATCCAGGAAACGGCAAACTCATTGGGAATTTCGGTGCGTACGGTAAATCGCAAGACGTACGCATCGTTACAAGTATTAAGAATGAAACTGCAACGCGCAGATTTCGCTTTTGAAGGTGATTAG